The nucleotide sequence CTGAGCGTTTAATTCCGAGTAAGTTGGTTGATTCGTTTGTGACTAAGGTATTAAAGAAGGCTGAACGGGTGATGGGGATTGAGGATTTAGAGGACAGCAGTGAGTGGAACTGGACTTGGTGGGCGTTGAGAAAAGAGATGGAAAAGGTGCGCCGGGTGGTTAACGAAAGGTTATGGGAGCGTATTTATTATGGATGGGAGAGAACAAAAAGAGAACAGCAGGTAAAAGAAAGAGGGGAGGCAGAATGATAAGGGTTTTTAATATTGGGATATTGATTATCGGTGAGATAGCCGAAGAGTTGCCGGGTTGGTATGTGGTTAGGGCGCCATTTGCGTTAGATTTTGTGCGAAAGGAAAACAGCATAGATGGGGTTTTTGTGCCTTATGTGTTGCCAACATTAATAAAAGAGGCAACTATAAGGTTAAATAAAGCCCAGGTTTTATGGGAAGCCGAGCCTAGTGAAGAGTTAAAGAACGAGTATGTGATCGCAAAGGCAAAAGTGATGAGTGATATTCAGGTGTTTGGTCCTGACATGTTAAAGAAGTTGCAGACTAGGGCTTAATAGAGTCTTGACATTGAGAATTTTATAAGACTATAATTAAAACGACTAAAGATTAAACAGAAGACAAACAAAAATGATTGTCATGGACGGCTAATTTATAAAAACTAACCAAAAAGGGAGGACGGATATGGCAAAAAAAGTTAGAGTAATTTTAGAACGAGAGTCAATGAAAGATCCCGAGATTAAGAAAGAGTTGGACAAGATATACAGAAGGGCACAAAGATACTTTAATAGTTTATTGATTCCTGATGAGGACATAGTACTTGAGTTGGCGAAAGAAACCGTGGAGTTGGTTCAAAAGATGGTAGATCGGAGACGCGAAATAATATTCGCTTATAACAAAGAAACCCGGGATTGGGAAATGGTGCGTCCGGCAGAAGACATTTTAGGCGATAAAGAAAGGGCGGTTTTGGGAGACAAAATATTATATGCTCTAGAAGAACTGGAAGTTCCGGTGAGTAGGTCTCAAGAGCTGGTGTTGTGGGGTATATTGAAGATGTGGTTTGACAAGTTGAATATGTTGTTGTATGAGAAAGCAAGAGAACGCATGAAAGAGGGAAGCTATTGGGCGTTAGAAAGTGATATGTGATTATAAAGGGGTGCGTCTAAAGAGATAGTAGGGGCGTATGAGGTGGAGTTTTAGAGACCTAGACAGGTTAGTTGATGAGTTACAACGGCGATATGTGTCAAGGCATGAGTGGTCTTCTGAAGAGGGGCGAGATATTTATGAGGTGCCATTACATTTCAGAGAGCTAGGTATTTATGAGAAAGTGAGAAATGAGCGTGAGTTTCAAGAGTTGTATGATATGGTAGTGCAGACAGAGTTGGATGATTTTATGCAACGGATGCGAAGAAAATACGAGTGGATATTAGGTTGGTGGGTTGTAGGTGAAGGTGATGGGTGGCTTCAGGTGTTAGCATCGGGGGTGTTGGATGCCGCTAAACGTGTTAAAGCGTTTGAGTTAGAGGAAGATTTGGATTGGGTGTGTGAAGAGTTAGAACGGCGAATAAGAGAGTTGGATGATTTTAAGATGCGGTTCAGGGAGGAGTTTCTGGACAAAATAAACAGCGAAGGATTTTGGCGGGAATATGTTAAGGTAGGTGTGTAGTGGGCGTTTTGTATACTATAGGATATCAAGACAGGCAGATTGATGAGTTTATAGACATGGTGGCGGGGCATCGGATTGAGGTGGTTTTAGATGTCCGGGCCTCGCCATTTTCGTTTAAGCGGGGGTTTAACTGGTATGAGTTAAAAAATCGGTTTAATGAGATAGGGGTGCGTTATATTAATGTGCCAAGTCTAGGTGTTCCTAAGGACAAAAGGGCAGATTTTAAGACAGAGTATCCGAAAATATTAGAGGAGGGGTTTTATATGGTGTGGCAGGTTATTCAGATAGTGAGGCGGGCGTTATCGGTTCTTGTGTGTTATGAGAGAGTTCCGTCGGATTGTCATCGGGGGATATTGGCAGATTATATAAAAGACAAGGTTTTTGGAGTTGTAGTAAGACATTTATAAGGCATTGTTAACAAAAACAATAAAAACAGAAGGGGGGACTTATGGTGTTAGTAGATAAAGAAAATTTAAGTCTATCTGGGCTAAAAGTACAGCAGATAAAAAGAGAAATAAGCGATAGCGAAATCTGGGATTGGGCAATGTCGGATGAGCTGGAGGCGTTTCTAAGTGATGAGCAGGTGGTTAGGGCGTTAAACAGGAAAATGTGGGATATTTTTCGGACCACAACCAGAAAATATGTTTATCATCCGCAGGATTTCGTGGTGCTTGCTAGTTTAGATAAAATGGGGCGGGTAAGGTTTTATCATGTAAAAATAGAAGAGTTGACGCCTGAGTGGGAGTGATAAGAGGATATATGAAGCAAGATGGTAATGACTGGAACAACAAAAAGGAGGCGTAAATGAATTGTTGGACAGTAACAGATTTTGTAGAGTAAGAGCGAAAGGATTAATACAGCAGGGGTTGTGTAAAAATGAAGGTTATTTATACACCCACTGGCAGGGCGGGCGAATATGCCAAATGGGCGGTTAATTTATACACCGGCTGTTCTAATGGTTGTATTTACTGCTATGTTCCTAAGTTTGCTCGTCGGTCAATTGCAGATTTTCGAGAACGGGTGGTGCCTAGAAGTCAAATTTTAAGCGGTCTAAAAAAGGATTGCGAGGAGTTTAGATTTAAGGGGCATACAGGGAATGTGTTGTTGTGTTTTTTATGTGATCCGTATCCGAGGATGGTCGCAAATGTTTTTACGAGGCAGGTGTTAGAAATATTAAGCGAGCATGGTATTAAGTTCACGGTCTTGACAAAGAATGGGAGCGAGGCTGTGCGGGATTTTGACTTATACAAGGACGGCGATGAGTTTGCGACCACATTGACCTTTATTGACGATAAAGATACAGCGAAATATGAGCCAAATGCTGATAAATATTCACAGCGGGTTGAGGCTTTAAGGGTGGCTAAAGAAAAAGGGATAAAGACCTGGGTAAGTCTAGAGCCAGTAATAAAACCCGGGGTGGCATTAGAAATCATTAAAGAGACGCATACGATTGTGGATGAGTTTAGAATTGGGAAGTTGAACCATTTTAATATTCCGGTGGACTGGCGAAGGTTCAAAACGCAAGCAGAAGAGTTGTGTTGTAAATTAGGTGTAAGATACCTTATAAAGAAAGACTTATCTTTGATTTACAGGACGATAGAGAATTCAAGAAAATTAAAAAACACTTGACAAGTCTTGGTGATTTTGTGTAATACAGGTGATGAGAGAAAAGATAAATCTTAAAAATTCTAAAAAGAGAGGAGGTGAGGAAAATGCCTGGCAATTGCTTAACCGTTTATTTGAATGTTCATGTCATACCTATTGTCGATTACGGCATAACTACACAGGAATCATGGTACCTGAGCGAAAAAATGAGGGTAATCCCGGGTTTTGGGGAAGTTGGGGTAAGAGTAATTGGACTTGAAGGGTCTAAGGGTAATCTTTTATCGAATGCGGAGATTGTGAAGAACAGATTTGGTTATTGGTATTTGAGGAATGAGACAAGGGTGATATCTGAATATTGTATAACGCTCGTGCGGAACATACGGGGCGCACTTGAGTTTGTCCGCCGCAGAAAATCACAAATAATTGCGCGTTCGCGCAACGGTCGGGATTGTTTAATTCTGTTTTACAGGGGTGAGGTGTTCGTGGCGAACAACCTTGGCGAGGATTTTGTGTTTGAAGCTGGAGACAGAACTATTGAAGTTTTACAATATAGAAGATATAAAAAACTAACAACATAGAACTTAACCCCCGAGGAGGTATACCTTGGGGGTTTTTGGGTATATATAAGTGATGACAAAAAAATCTTTAATGACGGGGGCGGGGGCGAGATTATGACGAATAACCGATTAATTATGTTAATGTTACCAGTTGTTAAGGATTATGTTAGGCGGATAAACAGCGTTCCACTCAAAAAAGGCAAATTCGAGAAGGTTGAAGTAGTGGATAAATACAAAATCAGAGTGCGTATAGGACAGAGGGATAAGGCACCATGGGTGGTGGCTACTTTGCGGTTACCAACTGGTAAGTGTAGTTTAGTGTATCTAGGGTATGATGTTGCTTGCGATATGTATTTTCTCGCAAAAAAATTCAGAAACAGCAAGAATGGTCTTTTGACTTTTTTAGACGAGCAGGGCAAAATTATCGAGCGTAAGCGAATTTAACCAACCGATGGTGTTCCGGCGATGCTGGGGCATCTTTTCTTCAGAAATTGGTTTTCATGTCTGGTATGCGGGACTTAAAAATGAATGCGCTGTTTGAGGGTGTTTCTAGAGACATTTGCACAGAGCAGGATTTTTTATTGTCTATTGTTAAAAAACCTCGGGGTGTAAA is from candidate division WOR-3 bacterium and encodes:
- a CDS encoding radical SAM protein, with amino-acid sequence MKVIYTPTGRAGEYAKWAVNLYTGCSNGCIYCYVPKFARRSIADFRERVVPRSQILSGLKKDCEEFRFKGHTGNVLLCFLCDPYPRMVANVFTRQVLEILSEHGIKFTVLTKNGSEAVRDFDLYKDGDEFATTLTFIDDKDTAKYEPNADKYSQRVEALRVAKEKGIKTWVSLEPVIKPGVALEIIKETHTIVDEFRIGKLNHFNIPVDWRRFKTQAEELCCKLGVRYLIKKDLSLIYRTIENSRKLKNT
- a CDS encoding DUF488 domain-containing protein, with the protein product MGVLYTIGYQDRQIDEFIDMVAGHRIEVVLDVRASPFSFKRGFNWYELKNRFNEIGVRYINVPSLGVPKDKRADFKTEYPKILEEGFYMVWQVIQIVRRALSVLVCYERVPSDCHRGILADYIKDKVFGVVVRHL